A window from Fragaria vesca subsp. vesca linkage group LG5, FraVesHawaii_1.0, whole genome shotgun sequence encodes these proteins:
- the LOC101298894 gene encoding uncharacterized protein At5g43822-like — protein MEAMVKKYQQRFRKVRDEMETWAELQSLLTSQFRNASSIIQRLQVLQDSNNYGEGLRGVAHLQEAVLLKQMESLQKLLLSMNNTLEQFHGIVLSLGRIHRDGRQMIKGGSSQLSFKQLQQRVGVKPSLADCVDGLMLLQDMHCSEYLLKSSLVSALSELTSKPSASDLGSLQQILIDQPNIPKEEVQFIFDIIFAEEIC, from the exons ATGGAGGCGATGGTGAAGAAATACCAGCAGAGGTTCAGGAAGGTTAGGGACGAGATGGAGACCTGGGCCGAGCTTCAATCTCTCTTGACTTCACAGTTCAGAAATGCCTCCTCCATCATCCAGAGGTTGCAG GTGCTTCAAGATTCAAACAACTATGGTGAGGGCTTGCGTGGAGTTGCCCATCTTCAAGAAGCCGTGCTGCTGAAGCAGATGGAGTCTTTGCAAAAGCTCTTGCTTTCTATGAACAATACCTT GGAACAGTTTCATGGTATTGTGTTGTCTCTTGGGAGGATTCATCGTGACGGTAGGCAGATGATAAAAGGTGGGTCTAGTCAGCTGAGTTTCAAACAACTGCAGCAGCGAGTTGGTGTGAAACCGAGTCTTGCAGATTGCGTAGATGGGCTCATGCTTCTTCAGGACATGCATTGCTCTGA GTACCTTTTAAAGTCATCACTGGTTTCAGCACTATCAGAACTTACATCGAAACCCAG TGCCAGCGATCTGGGTTCCCTCCAGCAAATCTTGATTGATCAGCCCAACATCCCCAAGGAGGAAG TTCAGTTCATCTTTGATATCATATTTGCTGAAGAAATTTGTTGA